The Corynebacterium suranareeae genome window below encodes:
- a CDS encoding zinc-dependent metalloprotease, with translation MNSNGFGFSFGNNDDDDDKNRNNDPFGFFGGNFGFGQQGGAGGPGGLGDILNQFGQMLSGMGDSMNSPEAAGPVNYDLAARIARQQIGRATPIKDSEKEAVEESLRLAELWLDNSTQLPTSGHRVEAWNPENWLENTLPVWKRLVSPVAEQMNKAQLENLPEEAREMMGPMSSLMNSMSSMNFGVQLGNALGDLAKQTLTGSDFGLPISPVGVSAVLPGNISQASKGLNVAPQEMLVYICAREAARQRLFKHVPWLVERLVSSVEEYAAGLEIDTSHIQEAMGNFQMDNPDPERLQEMMNELQGMDLSPRIGSRNANAVSRLETLLALVEGWVDIVVTEALQERIPSTDAMNEAWKRRRATGGSAEQAFSQVVGIELGAPKVSEAAELWRRVENAVGIERRDAVWNHPDFLPTAEDIEKPAEFIDALLGESDGDSFDPIAEITALEKLLAEEAEKKGKDSDSSEESEDNPDDSDKS, from the coding sequence ATGAATTCTAATGGCTTTGGTTTCTCTTTTGGCAACAACGACGACGATGATGACAAAAACCGAAACAATGATCCTTTCGGCTTTTTCGGTGGCAACTTCGGTTTCGGCCAACAAGGAGGTGCCGGAGGGCCTGGCGGATTAGGCGATATCCTTAACCAATTTGGCCAAATGCTGTCCGGCATGGGTGATTCCATGAACTCCCCCGAGGCCGCAGGTCCAGTTAATTATGATTTAGCAGCACGTATCGCCCGCCAGCAGATTGGGCGAGCTACACCGATTAAAGATTCAGAAAAGGAAGCAGTCGAGGAATCCCTGCGCTTGGCAGAGCTGTGGTTAGATAACTCCACCCAACTGCCTACCTCCGGACACCGCGTAGAAGCATGGAATCCGGAGAACTGGTTAGAAAACACTTTGCCTGTGTGGAAGCGTCTTGTTTCCCCTGTGGCAGAGCAAATGAACAAAGCTCAATTAGAAAACTTGCCTGAAGAAGCCCGTGAAATGATGGGCCCGATGTCTTCATTGATGAACTCCATGTCATCAATGAACTTCGGTGTTCAATTAGGCAATGCACTCGGCGATCTAGCTAAGCAAACCCTCACTGGTTCTGATTTCGGCCTTCCGATTTCCCCAGTGGGAGTATCCGCAGTTCTCCCAGGAAACATCTCTCAAGCATCCAAGGGCCTTAACGTTGCTCCGCAAGAAATGCTTGTTTATATCTGCGCCCGCGAAGCCGCCCGCCAGCGCCTTTTCAAACATGTGCCATGGCTTGTTGAACGTCTCGTATCTTCCGTCGAGGAATACGCAGCTGGCCTTGAAATCGATACTTCACACATCCAAGAGGCGATGGGTAATTTCCAAATGGACAACCCAGATCCAGAACGCCTCCAAGAAATGATGAACGAACTCCAAGGCATGGATCTTTCCCCACGCATCGGCTCCCGCAACGCCAACGCGGTCTCCCGCCTAGAAACCCTCCTCGCGCTTGTCGAAGGCTGGGTCGACATCGTTGTTACCGAAGCACTCCAAGAACGCATCCCTTCCACCGATGCGATGAATGAAGCCTGGAAGCGTCGCCGCGCAACCGGCGGATCCGCTGAACAAGCTTTCTCCCAAGTCGTCGGCATCGAACTCGGCGCACCAAAAGTCTCCGAAGCAGCCGAACTCTGGCGACGCGTCGAAAACGCCGTCGGAATTGAACGCCGCGACGCTGTCTGGAACCACCCCGACTTCCTCCCCACCGCCGAAGACATCGAAAAACCAGCCGAATTCATCGACGCACTACTCGGCGAATCCGACGGCGACTCCTTCGACCCGATCGCAGAAATCACCGCCTTGGAAAAACTGCTCGCAGAAGAAGCAGAGAAGAAAGGCAAAGACTCTGACTCTAGTGAGGAATCAGAAGACAACCCCGACGATTCAGACAAATCCTAA